The genomic window ACGTGGAAGATCACCTTGCCGAGCCAGCCGCCCAGCAGACCGCCGGCCACGCCGATGAGCATGGTGATGATGATGCCGCCCGGGTCCCGGCCCGGCATGAGCGCCTTGGCGATGGCCCCGGCCAGCAGTCCGATGATGATCCACGCGATGATACCCACGGTCGTGCTCCTCTTTTGGG from Streptomyces sp. NBC_01198 includes these protein-coding regions:
- a CDS encoding GlsB/YeaQ/YmgE family stress response membrane protein, whose product is MGIIAWIIIGLLAGAIAKALMPGRDPGGIIITMLIGVAGGLLGGWLGKVIFHVHSINGFFHLSTWIAAIVGSMILLALYRVVTGRRA